The Salvelinus namaycush isolate Seneca chromosome 1, SaNama_1.0, whole genome shotgun sequence genome has a window encoding:
- the LOC120055858 gene encoding low choriolytic enzyme-like, which produces MFVLKFTVGLLTLMLVSSAWVEELTEFEENVVEEDTSAELSVGELLTRANRDLTPEADEPTLMGDIAMPSEKNADPCTATGCLWQKYSDGNIWVPYVIANHFSSREIAIIQRGLDSFAETTCIRFFQRQNERDYLSIESRSGCYSYVGRQGNAQTVSLARQGCLYHSTVQHELLHALGFNHEQTRSDRDNHIRVYWENIIDDMKYNFDKIATLNQGTPYDYNSVMQYHRYAFSKNNRPTMEPIPNNNVSFGEATQMSKNDIDRLNRLYGC; this is translated from the exons TTTGAAG AGAATGTTGTGGAAGAAGACACCTCTGCTGAGCTCTCTGTTGGTGAGCTGCTGACCAGAGCCAACAGGGACCTCA CCCCCGAGGCCGATGAGCCTACTCTGATGGGTGACATTGCCATGCCCTCGGAGAAGAACGCTGACCCCTGCACCGCCACCGGGTGTCTGTGGCAAAAGTACAGTGACGGAAACATCTGGGTGCCCTACGTCATTGCCAACCACTTCT CATCTCGTGAGATAGCCATCATCCAGCGTGGTCTTGACTCCTTCGCCGAAACCACCTGCATCCGCTTCTTCCAGCGCCAGAACGAGAGGGACTACCTCAGCATTGAGTCTCGCAGCGG ATGCTACTCCTATGTTGGCCGTCAGGGTAATGCCCAGACTGTGTCTCTGGCCCGTCAGGGCTGCCTGTACCACAGCACCGTCCAGCATGAGCTCCTCCACGCCCTGGGCTTTAACCACGAGCAGACCCGCAGCGACCGTGACAACCACATCCGTGTCTACTGGGAGAACATAATTGATG ACATGAAGTACAACTTCGACAAGATCGCCACCCTGAACCAAGGAACTCCCTATGACTACAACTCTGTCATGCAGTACCACAG GTACGCCTTCTCCAAGAACAACCGCCCCACCATGGAGCCCATCCCCAACAACAACGTGTCGTTCGGCGAGGCCACTCAGATGAGCAAGAACGACATCGACAGGCTGAACAGGCTGTATGGCTGCT